From one Sulfurimonas sp. HSL-3221 genomic stretch:
- the rplA gene encoding 50S ribosomal protein L1 translates to MASKRYKQLNEKIDAAKQYSVVEAAAFVKELQSAKFDETVEIAMNLGVDPRHADQMVRGAVVLPHGTGKKVRVAVFAKGAKIDEAKEAGADIVGTDELVEMIQAGNMPFDVVVAAPDCMGVVGKIGRILGPKGLMPNPKTGTVTPDVATAVKNVKGGQVAFRVDKKGNIHAGIGKASFDADKIAENVKAFVAAINKQKPASSKGRYIKNAALSLTMSPALKFDVAELADIK, encoded by the coding sequence ATGGCTAGCAAGCGTTATAAGCAGCTGAATGAAAAAATCGACGCAGCGAAACAGTACAGCGTCGTTGAAGCGGCAGCGTTCGTCAAAGAACTGCAGTCTGCGAAATTTGATGAAACGGTTGAAATCGCGATGAACCTGGGTGTTGACCCGCGCCACGCTGACCAGATGGTCCGCGGTGCCGTTGTGCTTCCTCACGGTACAGGTAAAAAAGTTCGCGTTGCCGTTTTCGCCAAAGGTGCGAAAATCGACGAGGCAAAAGAAGCCGGTGCTGATATCGTCGGTACGGATGAACTCGTTGAGATGATCCAGGCGGGCAACATGCCGTTTGACGTTGTTGTCGCTGCACCGGACTGTATGGGTGTCGTCGGTAAGATCGGTCGTATCCTCGGGCCAAAAGGCCTGATGCCGAACCCGAAAACGGGTACGGTAACACCGGACGTCGCTACCGCAGTCAAAAACGTCAAAGGCGGCCAGGTCGCTTTCCGTGTTGACAAAAAAGGTAACATCCACGCCGGTATCGGTAAAGCAAGCTTCGACGCTGACAAGATCGCGGAGAACGTCAAAGCGTTCGTCGCAGCGATCAACAAGCAGAAGCCGGCTTCTTCCAAAGGCCGCTACATCAAGAACGCTGCGCTCTCTCTGACGATGAGCCCGGCGCTCAAATTTGACGTCGCCGAACTGGCAGACATCAAGTAA
- the rplJ gene encoding 50S ribosomal protein L10 — MTRAEKTEVVNYLTGEFGSVAAVVICDYNGLGVADLEELRGMARQSDAKVQVVKNTLANIALANAEMTGVELKDMNIFIWSDDVIGAAKVAADFAKKNEKLSIKAGYLDKEPADKAKIEAFAKLPGRNELLGMLAATWMAPLTNFTIGLDALRKKREEEA, encoded by the coding sequence ATGACAAGAGCTGAAAAAACGGAAGTCGTCAACTACCTCACCGGTGAATTCGGAAGTGTTGCGGCCGTCGTTATCTGTGACTATAACGGTCTTGGTGTTGCTGACCTCGAAGAACTGCGCGGTATGGCACGTCAAAGCGATGCGAAAGTTCAGGTTGTTAAAAACACCCTGGCGAACATTGCTCTGGCAAACGCAGAGATGACAGGCGTCGAGCTGAAAGATATGAACATCTTCATCTGGTCCGACGACGTTATCGGTGCGGCGAAAGTTGCGGCGGATTTCGCAAAGAAAAACGAGAAACTGAGCATCAAAGCCGGTTACCTCGACAAAGAGCCTGCGGACAAAGCGAAAATTGAAGCTTTCGCAAAACTCCCGGGTCGCAACGAACTGCTTGGCATGCTGGCTGCTACCTGGATGGCACCGCTCACCAACTTTACGATCGGTCTCGATGCGCTTAGAAAGAAGCGCGAAGAAGAGGCTTAA
- the rpoB gene encoding DNA-directed RNA polymerase subunit beta — translation MLNTLYSGNRLRVDFAKTPQQIDVPNLLQLQLSSYENFLMMDQKDRAESGLERVFQSVFPIHDAQNRITLEYMGSEIGTPKYTVRECMERGLTYSVSLRMKTRLVLWERDENTKEKKGVSEIKEQSIFIRDIPLMTDRTSFVINGVERVVVNQLHRSPGVIFKEEEATTAGNKLIYTGQIIPDRGSWLYFEYDPKDILYMRINKRRKVPVTIMFRALGYSKQDILKLFYPLQTIEIVDNAFLMPFEPEQFDGRLEFDLRDESGEVLVAAGKRLSAKKAQKMVETGTTRVQYPVEVLCERHLAEPIINPETGEVLFDTMTSIDEMKLKKIAEAGIGSFVIANDLASGVDSSIINAFLADADSLKLLKQTEELEDENDLAAIRIYKVMRPGEPVTKEAAKAFVNQLFFDPERYDLTRVGRMKMNHKLGQEIPEYVTVLTNEDIINTVKYVIKVKNGKGHIDDRDHLGNRRIRSIGELLGNELHNGLIKMQKAIKDKLSTMSGPMAELMPHDLINSKMITSTIMEFFSGGQLSQFMDQTNPLSEVTHKRRLSALGEGGLVKERAGFEVRDVHPTHYGRICPIETPEGQNIGLINTLATYAKVNEHGFIEAPYNVVKDGIVQYGDENVIYLTATQEEGMTIAAASNKVDANGQFAEELIELRKDGEIILGSPKDAEYMDLSSHMVVGVAASLIPFLEHDDANRALMGSNMQRQAVPLLKPSAPMVGTGIEKLVARDAWESVKAKRAGVVEKIDARHIYVISKDEEGAVIDYYPLQKNLRTNQNTTFGQKPIVKVGEHVEAGQVIADGPNMDQGELALGQNALVAFMPWNGYNFEDAIVISEKLIREDAYTSVHIYEKEAEARELKHGVEEITRDIPNVRDEDLAHLDESGIVKIGTYVNGGMILVGKVSPKGEVKPTPEERLLRAIFGEKAGHVVNKSLYCPPSMEGVVVDVKVFTKKGYDKDPRTLEMEKAERDELEREHYDRLLMIDKEEMMRVVSLLTKSPLESDVTANGTSYSAGDLIKAEDLENVNRFAMNNIVKAYSEEVQAKYNKTKNHFQKEKKKFRDEHEEKLTILEKDDILPNGVVKYVKVYIATKRKLKVGDKMAGRHGNKGIVSTIVPEVDMPYMANGRSVDVCLNPLGVPSRMNIGQILEMHLGMVGRELGYQLQEQFEQEQSNLIATLRGKLSEIASAARLMKLEDAVAKMSDDEILKFGRDWAKGGVRFATPIFEGVNAEEFENLFAMAKMDKDGKTVLFDGKTGEQLKERVNVGYMYVIKLHHLVDEKVHARSTGPYSLVTQQPVGGKALFGGQRFGEMEVWALEAYGASAVLKEMLTIKSDDVDGRVAAYKALTKGESVPESGIPETLFVLTKELQSLALDVEIFDEVEDDEQISAD, via the coding sequence ATGTTAAACACACTCTACTCCGGAAACCGCTTACGTGTTGACTTCGCTAAAACCCCGCAACAGATCGATGTTCCTAACCTCCTTCAACTGCAGCTGAGCTCTTACGAAAATTTTTTGATGATGGATCAGAAGGATCGCGCCGAGAGCGGCCTGGAACGTGTATTCCAGTCTGTCTTCCCGATCCATGATGCCCAGAACCGCATTACGCTTGAGTACATGGGTTCTGAAATCGGTACGCCGAAATACACCGTACGCGAATGTATGGAACGTGGACTCACCTACTCCGTCTCCCTGCGCATGAAGACCCGCCTGGTCCTCTGGGAACGCGATGAGAACACGAAAGAGAAAAAAGGTGTCAGCGAGATCAAAGAACAGTCGATCTTTATCCGCGACATTCCGCTGATGACGGACCGTACCTCCTTCGTCATTAACGGTGTCGAACGCGTTGTCGTCAACCAGCTCCACCGTTCCCCGGGCGTTATCTTCAAAGAAGAGGAAGCGACGACGGCCGGTAACAAACTGATCTATACCGGTCAGATCATCCCGGACCGGGGTTCGTGGCTCTATTTCGAGTACGACCCGAAAGACATCCTCTACATGCGCATCAACAAGCGCCGTAAAGTGCCTGTCACGATTATGTTCCGTGCCCTGGGGTACAGCAAACAGGATATCCTGAAGCTCTTCTACCCGCTTCAGACGATCGAGATTGTCGACAACGCCTTCCTGATGCCGTTTGAGCCGGAACAGTTCGACGGACGCCTGGAGTTCGACCTCCGCGACGAATCCGGCGAAGTCCTCGTCGCGGCCGGCAAACGCCTCTCTGCGAAAAAAGCGCAGAAGATGGTCGAAACCGGCACGACGCGTGTCCAGTACCCGGTCGAAGTGCTCTGCGAACGCCACCTGGCCGAGCCGATCATCAACCCGGAAACGGGCGAAGTCCTTTTCGACACGATGACTTCCATCGACGAGATGAAGCTCAAGAAGATCGCGGAAGCGGGCATTGGCTCCTTCGTCATCGCGAACGACCTGGCCTCCGGCGTCGACAGCTCCATCATCAACGCGTTCCTGGCGGATGCGGACTCGCTGAAACTGCTCAAGCAGACTGAAGAGCTCGAAGACGAGAATGACCTGGCCGCGATCCGTATCTACAAGGTAATGCGCCCGGGCGAACCGGTCACGAAAGAGGCGGCGAAAGCCTTCGTCAACCAGCTCTTCTTTGACCCGGAACGTTACGACCTGACCCGCGTCGGCCGTATGAAGATGAACCACAAACTTGGCCAGGAGATCCCGGAGTACGTCACCGTGCTCACCAACGAGGATATCATCAACACGGTCAAGTACGTCATCAAAGTCAAGAACGGCAAGGGCCACATCGATGACCGCGACCACCTCGGTAACCGCCGTATCCGCTCCATCGGTGAGCTCCTCGGCAACGAGCTGCACAACGGTCTTATCAAGATGCAGAAGGCGATCAAGGACAAGCTCTCCACGATGAGCGGACCGATGGCCGAACTGATGCCGCACGACCTGATCAACTCCAAGATGATCACTTCGACAATTATGGAGTTCTTCTCCGGCGGTCAGCTGAGCCAGTTCATGGACCAGACGAACCCGCTGTCAGAAGTAACGCACAAGCGCCGTCTCTCCGCGCTGGGTGAAGGTGGTCTCGTCAAGGAGCGTGCGGGCTTCGAAGTCCGTGACGTTCACCCGACGCACTACGGCCGTATCTGTCCGATCGAGACCCCGGAGGGTCAGAACATCGGTCTTATCAACACCCTCGCAACGTACGCCAAGGTCAACGAGCACGGCTTTATCGAAGCGCCGTACAACGTTGTCAAAGACGGTATCGTCCAGTACGGTGACGAGAACGTCATCTACCTGACGGCGACCCAGGAAGAGGGGATGACCATCGCCGCGGCATCGAACAAGGTTGATGCAAACGGCCAGTTCGCCGAAGAGCTCATCGAGCTTCGCAAAGACGGTGAAATCATTCTCGGTTCGCCGAAAGATGCAGAGTACATGGACCTCTCGTCCCACATGGTCGTCGGTGTCGCCGCATCACTGATTCCGTTCCTGGAACACGACGACGCGAACCGCGCCCTCATGGGATCGAACATGCAGCGCCAGGCCGTACCGCTCCTCAAGCCCTCCGCACCGATGGTCGGAACGGGTATCGAGAAGCTTGTCGCCCGCGATGCGTGGGAGAGCGTCAAGGCGAAGCGTGCCGGTGTCGTCGAGAAGATCGACGCCCGCCACATCTACGTCATCAGCAAGGACGAAGAGGGTGCGGTCATCGACTACTACCCGCTGCAGAAGAACCTGCGTACCAACCAGAATACGACCTTCGGCCAGAAGCCGATCGTCAAGGTCGGCGAGCACGTCGAAGCAGGCCAGGTTATTGCCGACGGTCCGAACATGGATCAGGGTGAACTTGCCCTCGGCCAGAATGCCCTCGTCGCATTCATGCCGTGGAACGGTTACAACTTCGAGGATGCTATCGTCATCTCCGAGAAACTGATCCGCGAAGATGCGTATACCTCCGTCCACATCTATGAAAAAGAGGCGGAAGCGCGCGAACTGAAGCACGGTGTCGAAGAGATCACCCGCGACATCCCTAATGTCCGTGACGAGGACCTCGCGCACCTGGACGAAAGCGGTATCGTCAAGATCGGTACTTATGTCAACGGCGGCATGATCCTCGTCGGTAAGGTCTCTCCGAAGGGCGAAGTGAAGCCGACGCCGGAAGAGCGCCTCCTGCGGGCCATCTTCGGTGAAAAAGCGGGCCATGTTGTCAACAAGTCGCTCTACTGCCCGCCGAGCATGGAAGGTGTCGTCGTCGACGTCAAGGTCTTTACGAAAAAAGGCTATGACAAAGATCCGCGTACCCTCGAGATGGAAAAAGCGGAGCGCGACGAGCTCGAGCGCGAGCACTACGACCGCCTGCTCATGATCGACAAAGAGGAGATGATGCGTGTCGTCTCCCTGCTGACGAAGTCGCCGCTGGAAAGCGATGTAACGGCGAACGGTACATCTTACAGCGCCGGTGACCTGATCAAGGCGGAAGACCTTGAGAACGTCAACCGCTTCGCGATGAACAACATCGTTAAAGCGTACAGCGAAGAGGTCCAGGCGAAGTACAATAAGACGAAGAACCACTTCCAGAAAGAGAAGAAGAAGTTCCGCGACGAGCACGAAGAGAAGCTGACGATCCTTGAAAAAGACGACATCCTCCCCAACGGCGTCGTCAAGTACGTCAAGGTCTACATCGCGACGAAGCGCAAGCTGAAAGTCGGGGACAAGATGGCCGGTCGTCACGGGAACAAGGGTATCGTCTCCACGATCGTCCCGGAAGTCGACATGCCGTATATGGCCAATGGCCGTTCCGTCGACGTCTGTTTGAACCCGCTGGGGGTTCCGTCGCGTATGAACATCGGTCAGATCCTTGAGATGCACCTTGGGATGGTCGGGCGTGAACTCGGCTACCAGCTCCAGGAACAGTTCGAACAGGAGCAATCAAACCTGATCGCTACCCTGCGCGGTAAACTCTCCGAGATTGCAAGCGCAGCTCGCCTGATGAAACTCGAGGATGCCGTTGCCAAGATGAGCGACGACGAAATCCTGAAATTCGGCCGTGACTGGGCGAAGGGCGGGGTCCGCTTCGCGACACCTATTTTCGAAGGGGTCAACGCCGAAGAGTTCGAGAACCTCTTCGCGATGGCGAAGATGGATAAAGACGGTAAAACCGTCCTGTTCGACGGTAAGACCGGCGAGCAGCTCAAAGAGCGTGTCAACGTCGGTTACATGTACGTCATCAAACTGCACCACCTGGTCGATGAGAAGGTCCACGCCCGTTCCACGGGGCCGTACTCTCTCGTTACCCAGCAGCCGGTCGGCGGTAAGGCCCTCTTCGGTGGTCAGCGCTTCGGGGAGATGGAAGTATGGGCTCTCGAGGCCTACGGTGCTTCCGCGGTCCTCAAAGAGATGCTGACGATCAAGTCCGATGACGTCGACGGTCGTGTCGCGGCGTACAAAGCATTGACAAAAGGTGAAAGCGTGCCGGAATCCGGTATTCCTGAAACGCTGTTCGTACTGACAAAAGAGCTGCAATCCCTTGCGCTTGATGTAGAGATTTTTGACGAGGTGGAAGACGATGAGCAAATTAGTGCCGATTGA
- the rplK gene encoding 50S ribosomal protein L11 — translation MAKKVMGYIKLQIQAGAANPAPPVGPALGQRGVNIMEFCKAFNEKTKDKAGFKVPTIITVYNDRSFSFITKQPPASALLMKAAGIKKGSDNPLKNKVAKITKAQLMEVVKMKIADLNTDDEEQAAKILAGSARAMGLEITE, via the coding sequence ATGGCAAAGAAAGTCATGGGTTATATCAAGTTGCAAATTCAAGCCGGCGCTGCCAACCCGGCACCTCCGGTCGGTCCTGCGCTGGGTCAGCGCGGCGTCAACATCATGGAATTCTGTAAAGCATTCAATGAGAAGACAAAAGACAAAGCGGGCTTCAAAGTTCCGACCATTATTACGGTCTACAACGACAGAAGCTTCTCTTTTATCACAAAACAGCCGCCGGCATCTGCACTGCTGATGAAAGCAGCCGGCATCAAGAAGGGTTCTGACAACCCGCTGAAAAACAAAGTCGCCAAGATCACTAAGGCACAGCTGATGGAAGTCGTCAAGATGAAAATCGCCGACCTTAACACCGACGACGAAGAGCAGGCAGCAAAGATTCTTGCCGGTTCCGCTCGTGCGATGGGCCTCGAAATTACAGAGTAA
- the nusG gene encoding transcription termination/antitermination protein NusG, which produces MAHQWYSIQTYAGSERSVKNAILNLVDEHNLAEKIKEVVVPTEDVIEVKDGKKKISERSLYSGYVFINVDLDTPTQHLIQSLPRVSGFIGEANHPTPLSENDINTILDRVENRAAPKPKVYFENGEMVRIIDGPFANFTGTVDEYDLEHGTLKLNVSIFGRSTPVDISYTQVEKII; this is translated from the coding sequence ATGGCACATCAATGGTATTCTATCCAGACCTACGCAGGCAGTGAACGCAGCGTTAAAAACGCGATCCTCAACCTTGTCGACGAGCACAACCTTGCCGAGAAGATCAAAGAGGTCGTCGTCCCGACGGAAGACGTCATCGAGGTCAAAGACGGAAAGAAAAAGATCAGTGAACGTTCCCTCTATTCCGGTTACGTTTTTATCAATGTCGATCTTGATACGCCTACGCAGCACCTGATCCAGTCACTGCCGCGCGTTTCCGGTTTCATCGGTGAGGCCAACCACCCGACGCCGCTGAGCGAAAACGACATTAACACGATCCTCGACCGCGTCGAGAACCGCGCGGCGCCGAAACCGAAGGTCTACTTCGAAAACGGCGAGATGGTTCGTATCATCGACGGTCCGTTCGCGAACTTTACGGGCACGGTCGACGAGTACGACCTCGAGCACGGTACGCTCAAACTGAACGTTTCGATCTTTGGGCGCAGCACCCCGGTGGACATTTCGTACACCCAGGTCGAAAAAATTATTTAA
- the rplL gene encoding 50S ribosomal protein L7/L12 → MAVTKEDVLEYISNLSVLELSELVKEFEEKFGVSAQPVAVAGAAVAAEAAEEKTEFDVILKDAGAKKINVIKVVRGLTGLGLKEAKEAVETAGSVIKEGVDKETAEAAKKELEEAGASVELK, encoded by the coding sequence ATGGCTGTCACTAAAGAAGACGTACTCGAGTACATCTCTAACCTTTCCGTTCTCGAACTGTCCGAACTTGTTAAAGAGTTCGAAGAAAAATTCGGCGTATCTGCTCAGCCGGTCGCTGTTGCCGGCGCTGCTGTAGCTGCTGAAGCTGCCGAAGAAAAAACTGAATTTGACGTTATCCTCAAAGACGCTGGTGCGAAGAAGATCAACGTTATTAAAGTTGTCCGCGGCCTGACTGGTCTCGGCCTCAAAGAAGCGAAAGAAGCGGTTGAAACTGCCGGTTCTGTCATCAAAGAAGGCGTCGACAAAGAGACTGCCGAAGCTGCAAAGAAAGAACTCGAAGAAGCTGGCGCTTCTGTCGAACTCAAGTAA
- the rpmG gene encoding 50S ribosomal protein L33 produces the protein MRENIHLACEKCTRRNYHTSKNKKTHTEKFSVRKYCKFCREHTVHKEAKL, from the coding sequence ATGCGTGAAAATATCCACCTCGCTTGTGAGAAGTGCACACGTCGCAACTACCACACAAGCAAAAACAAGAAGACACACACTGAGAAGTTCTCTGTGCGCAAATACTGCAAGTTCTGCCGCGAACATACGGTTCACAAAGAAGCAAAACTGTAA
- the secE gene encoding preprotein translocase subunit SecE, which produces MKSTLNSYVRNARIELSKVIFPTKAQVKQAFIAVVVVVAFVSIFLALVDLIMSSSLSAILG; this is translated from the coding sequence ATGAAATCAACACTTAACAGTTATGTCAGAAACGCCCGCATCGAGCTCTCTAAAGTCATTTTCCCGACTAAAGCGCAGGTGAAACAGGCGTTCATCGCCGTCGTGGTGGTTGTTGCTTTCGTTTCGATCTTTTTGGCACTTGTAGACCTGATCATGTCTTCATCACTGTCAGCGATTTTGGGCTAA